The nucleotide window TACAACCCGCCCCCGACCCGCACCAGTCACACCTTGCCGCACCCCCTGAACCCCCGCGCACCGCCACCATTCCCCAAGGGCCCCTCGTGACACCCACCCGGCCCGAAAGGACCGCCTCCCCTGACTCCGCAAAACCACGGGCACCATGAACCTCGCTCCCCCGGCGGCTCCGTCCCCTCACAACCCGCCCCGCAGAATCCAACCGCCCTCCGCTCCAAACCCCCTCTCCATGTCCGACCTCCGAACCCTTTGTGTCACCGGTGTTCCTCCACTCCGCACCCTCGTGGGGGGCGGCGCGCAGAGCGACCTGCACCCGGCAGTGCTGGTACAGACGCCGGAACGGATCAGCTACGACCCCGGTCGGAAATGTTGTCCGGGACGGTCGATGGGTGTAGAGTCGAGATGCTGCGAACCGGCTGGTTTGCTGCATGGATGGCCGGGTGCGTTATTCGTGGAGCGGTGTCCGCGACCTCACCGGCCGGGCTCGCCATTGCGACGAGTGATCAAATTGCTGACCACTGCCCGGCACTTCAAGCAGACCGGACCTGCAAATCTTCCCCGTTCAACCCGCATGGACGACCTGAACTGGAAGTCCCCATGGGCCGTTTCCCCGTTGTGCCCGGCGTTCCGGCTTGCGACGGCCGGGCAGCCCGTGCCTTCTGCGGTTACCGAGGCTCGCACCGAGCGATCGACCACGATCGAGACCGTGTTCATCGATGGCGCCGGACAACCCTTGAGGAAAGACCGGGACCGGCATTTGCGTGTTTCTCCGGGAAGACACCGTGTCGAGTTTCGCTTCGGACCCACGCAGGTTGCGGCAGACGACCCGTCGCGGCCCGGCATCCCCACTGTCTGGCCGGCCCGGGATTGGCGCCGGGCGGTGTGTTCTGCCGGTTCGAAGCGCGGCGTGGGTGGTGTGCGGCCCTCGCTTCCAGCCAGACGACGTGCTGGTGAGTTGATCTCGCGATTGCACGAGTTTCATCCCGAACTCCGGCTGCCCCCGGAGCCATTCTTCCGCTTTTTCGCCGACGCGGCCAACCTCGACGCGCTCACGCCGCCGCGGCTGCATGTTTACATCGCCTCGCCGTTGCCCACCGAGATGAAAACCGGCACGCTGATGAATGACCGGCTGCGTGTGCACGGTCTGCCGTTGCACCGGTGCACCCGCGTCAACGTCTGGCAGCCGCCGCATCGATTCATGGACGAACCAATTCGTGGCCCTTATCGGCAATCGATTCACGAACACACTTTCGAGGTGCGCCACGGCGGCACGCCCGCCCGCAACCACGTGCGCCACGCTGTGCCGTTGGATTGGCCGGTTCAGCGCCGGCCGGGGCGGCCGAGCATCGAGCGGAGCTTCCGGTTTCGTTCCGAAGCCTTGCGCGGACGCTCCCCGGCAACGCAGCCAACTCCCGTATGACAACTTCAAACCCCACCACTCGTGCTCCGCGGCCTTACCTCGCGCTGGCCGGCTGGGTGTTGCTCTGTTTTGCCGCCGCGTCATTCGGCGGTTTGTTCATGCCGGGCGAATGGTATGCCGGACTGAAGAAACCGTCGTGGAATCCGCCGGCCCGGGTGTTCGGACCGGTGTGGACGGCGCTCTACACGATGATGGCGGTGGCGGCCTGGCTGGTGTGGAAGCGCGGCGGGTTCGCGGCACAGCGCCGGCCGCTCGCACTCTTCCTCGTGCAGCTGGCACTCAACGCTGCGTGGACGCCGCTGTTCTTCGGGCTGCATTGGACCGGCGTGGCCTTCGCCGAAATCGTGCTGCTTTGGCTGGCAATTGCGGCGACGATCGCCGCGTTTCGTCCGGTCAGCCGCGTCGCCGCGTGGCTGCTCGTGCCCTATCTGACGTGGGTCGGTT belongs to Limisphaera ngatamarikiensis and includes:
- a CDS encoding CDP-paratose 2-epimerase, with protein sequence MISRLHEFHPELRLPPEPFFRFFADAANLDALTPPRLHVYIASPLPTEMKTGTLMNDRLRVHGLPLHRCTRVNVWQPPHRFMDEPIRGPYRQSIHEHTFEVRHGGTPARNHVRHAVPLDWPVQRRPGRPSIERSFRFRSEALRGRSPATQPTPV
- a CDS encoding TspO/MBR family protein encodes the protein MTTSNPTTRAPRPYLALAGWVLLCFAAASFGGLFMPGEWYAGLKKPSWNPPARVFGPVWTALYTMMAVAAWLVWKRGGFAAQRRPLALFLVQLALNAAWTPLFFGLHWTGVAFAEIVLLWLAIAATIAAFRPVSRVAAWLLVPYLTWVGFAAVLNFTLWRLNS